The Zalophus californianus isolate mZalCal1 chromosome 6, mZalCal1.pri.v2, whole genome shotgun sequence DNA window ACTGAGGAATTCTGTAGTCAAACACAGTTCTTCTTATTTAACCCCGCATCTCCTAAATACAGCTCATGGAACCTTCTTTTGTGGAATACCCATTAGAATTTGGGATGTGCTAGTGTTTTGTGGAACTCAGTTTGAAAAGTGCTAGTCtgaagatcaagacctgagatgagatcaagagtcaaatgcttaactgactgagccacccaggcgctcctacttttctttcttgtaatgcAGGCCAATCGTGAGACTTGGCTTCTGTCCTGGTGTTTGCGGCAGACTGGCTTATCATATGCAGATTTCCCTATGTACTAATGGAATAGTCTTAATACTGAAATAATAATACCCAATTGCCCaaagctttctttgtttttgtggttgttgtttgtttctgtgttgGTGTAATATAATGCCAGGACCAagctgacctttgaacaacacaggcttGAACTGTGGGtccatttatatataaagtaaacaTGCCCATGTGACCTGCTCCAAGATCAGAAACAGCATTACCAGTACCCTGGGAGTCCCTGTGGGTCCATTCCAACGACGCCACCTCTTAAGGGTAATCGCTGTTCTGACTTCTAATGCCACAGATTTGtctgttttaatatctttattgagatgtaatttacatactataaagttcacccatttgaagtgtacaattcagtgattttaggtattttttaCTGAGTTGTGCAACAACCATCAGGAGAATCTGTTAAAACGTTTTCATCATCCCCAGAAAGCatctgtacccattagcagtcactccccattcctccccattcttccccaccctcccaacCCAGGCAACCACTATAATCTACTCCCTGTgtgtatggatttgcctattctgaccatttcatgtaaatgactttgtgtttggcttctcttataatgttttcaaggttcatccatgatgTAGCTTGTGTCAGGATGTTATTCTTTCTCTGGCTGAATAATACTTCACTGTGTGGatagaccatattttgtttatcggTTCGtttgctgatggacatttggtttgcttctgtctttggctattatgaataatgcttctgtgAGCATTTGTGTACAGGTTATTGTTTGGACATAAATGTccatttcttttgagtatatacctggaagtagaattgctgggtcatagagtaacTCTGTTTAACATCTTGAAGAATTGCTAAacttttccatggtggctgtaccattttccattcccaccagcagtgggcCCAGGTtctcccttctccacatcctctgcCAACCCTTgttagcttactttttttttctttttagagaatttatttatttttttgacagagagagagagatagcgagagagggaacacaagcagggggagtgggagagggagactcaggcttcccgtggagcagggagcccgatgcggggctcgatcccaggatcctgggatcatgacctgagctggaggcagacgcttaacgactgagccatccaggtgccccgttaGCTTACTTTTTGACtctagccattctagtgggtgtgaagtggtatcttatgtTTTGTTACTATAAATTttcttgtaaattatttttattccacaGATTGCCATTTGCTTTAAGATGATATTAAACAAAAATACttagtttttaatttcataatcCATTTTCCTTGAAGGAACCATGAGAAAAATATCCCATTATTCCTTAAATTGTtttcaattaattatttttttgtaaaaacaataCAATTACCAAGTATAACCTAAAAAAAGCATAGATGGTTATATGGTGAAAAGTAGGTCTCCTTTCTGCTCCTATCCCCAGCCATCTAGATTTCCTCCCCTGAGGTGACCACtgttggcactttttttttttttaagattttatttatttatttgagacagagagaatgagagagagagagcacatgagaggggagagggtcagagggagaagcagactctctgccgagcagggagcccgatgcaggactcgatcctgggactctaggatcctgacctgagcgaaaggcagtcgcttaaccaactgagccacccaggcgtcctgttGGCACTTTCTTACGTTCCTTCTAGTTCCTTCTGTGTCTGGATGAGCATAAGTGTGtctgttttagcttttttttattgctgctaTAATAAATTGTCACAaaatcagtggcttaaaacaacacagatttatgatcttagagttctggaggtcagaagtctgaaatgagtctcactgggctaaaatcaagttgCTGGCAGGGCTGCAtgccttctggaggctctggaggagaatctgtttccgagccttttccagcttctagaagccacatGCATTCCTAAACCTGTAGCCCCTTCCACATCTCCTAGTCTGATGCTGTCCACTCTGCCATCTCCTGCTGCTTGTAAGGGCCTTGTCACTACATTGGGCCTGCCCAGTAAGTTTAgggtcattttcttattttaaggtcagctcATTAGGAACCTTAACAATTCCTTCTGCAGTCTTAATTCCCTCTTGCGGTGTGGCCTaacattcacagattccagggacATGGACACTGTCGGGGGGCGATTCTGCCGGATACCATgtgtattccttccttccttccttccttccttccctccttccttccttccttccttccttccttccttccttccctccctccctccctccctccctccctccctccctccttccttccttccttccttccttccttttacaaATGTTAACATAGTTGACATGCTGttccttaatttgtcttttttgtttaataatgTATCTGAAAAGGTTCTTCCCTGTCAGAAGCTACAGAGCTACCATATTCCTTGTATCTGCTATATAACATTCCTTTGTATGGCATTTTCATAGTTTACTTAGCCATTTTTTATAGTGTTTCTTCAGGTGCtagagttttatgtttttatgtagtcaaatagATCAGTCTTTGCTTCCattgttagaaaatatttttcctttaatgaaaaaaatgttttccttagattaaaaaaatacttgttacATTCTGTTTGTATCTTGGGGctgctgcaacaaattaccacaagtttGGGGGCTTAAtccaatagaaatttattctctcccagttgtggaggccagaagtctgaaatcaaggtgtcagcaggactgtgCTCCCTCAggtccttcctctccccttccagcTTCCAGCGGCTTCCGGAGGCTTCTGGtgctctgcctctgtcttcacatggcctccgcttctatgtctgtgtgtgtgtctctcttttttttattgtggtgaaaaaCAGTGATGTAAATTCTACCCTCTTAATTAATGTTTGAGTGTATGGTATTGCTAACTGTGTGCACGTTTTTGTACAACAAACCTCTAGAACTTCTTTACCTGGCGTGACTAAAACTCCGTACCACCTGAATCACaattccccatttctcccttcctcccttcctccagctgctggcaaccaccattctgctctctctgtgtgtctcttataaggacacttgccattggatttagggcccacctggataatccaggatgttCTCATTTCAAGATCCTTCACTTAATTATACCTGCAAAGAccttccaaataaggtaacagtcacaggttccaggggtTAGGATGAGGGCATATCTTTTTGGGGTCCACCATTTTCACAGTGTTTTTTATCCCCCTTCCTAGaaatcatctttggaaaataaatttttgtgagCAGCTTTAACAATTATTTCTTCAGTCATCCCCTTCAGGAGTTGTTGAACGTCTCCCATATGTGCAGCACTTGTAGGTTCTTATTTCCTCCTGTGGCAATTACTACAGTGTGGTGGTGATATGTGGCCTTTTGAATGGTAATAATATGGTGAAATGCTGTTCTTGGGGAGaagcatttttttccaatttctacaaatatgtaattacaaatagaatttttgcattttgcaTGGCCCGAAGctaagatatttgaaaatgtacaCTGAAATTGATTGTTATTTTGAATAAGATCGAAAAGTAGCATTAAAGTCAATATTacacatatatgaatatttataggTAAGAATAATACCGTACCAAATACTCTGTAACAGTAAAACTGGTTGACGTGTATATTAACACTGTAATGAACTGTTGGGAGAAGCAGTTTGCTCTGTGCCCTGAGCTTCCCTGCAAGTTCTCACTGAGTGTGCCAGTTGGCAGAGCTTATCTATCTTCTGTGCTGCTTGTCCAAAAAGTGCTGGGCCATCTGCCCTGGGTTCCTCTCCTGTAAAGCAGTCCATTGCATGTGCACGTGTCATCTGGGCCCATCATGTCACCACCATGAGACTTCGGGGCAGGGGAACGAATGTGAGTATGCTGATGCTTGCTGCACCATGAGTCATAaggtcctttgtctctgacccaaaCACTGTGTCTTCTGCCAGTGCTCATTAAACAGTAGTAGGCTAATTTGGAACTTATAAGTAAAATCTCAGACAAATATAAGTTGGTTCTGAAAAATTAGGCATAGATTGAATTTTTGTTACTAAAGTCACTGAATATtgatttaaaagatgatttttttttaagtggactccatgcccagcatggagcccaacgtggggcttgaactcacgaccctgatatcaagacctgagctgagatcaagcgttgcatgctctactgactgagccagccaggctccccaaaagATGATTTTTCTGTGACATCTTATAAATACAAATTCTCAAAAGTCTAtcattgtttctgttttatgACATGATATTTATCTATCAGGTATGTTAGGGTAATGCTTACTAGGTGCTGTAATGGATACATAAGACCCCCCAAGTCTCAGGTGCTTTACACAAGAGAGGTGTTTTTCAGTTCATGTCAAGTTCTATGTGGGTGTTCCCCACTGGGAGTCATTCCTGGTAGCTTTTCCATCATCTTTATCTGCTAAGGTTTCCTGGGGGCTTGTCTCTCCTGGCTAGTCAGAGGGGCGTGAGCATGTGGAGGGGGTTGTATGAGGGaggtttggttttccttttttctgccaTCTCTCTTCGTGTGTGCTGTGGCCGCTGCAGTGACTGCCCTTTCCTCTGCTTTTGCTTTGTTATTCTGACTTTTCTGTTGTGGCCAACTCCAAGCATaccagaagaaggaaaacaatacaGTGAGCCCTCATGTGCACCATCACCTAGTTTCAGCAGGGATGACATTTTGCCATTCTCACCCCTGCCACTTTTTTTCCTGGAGTCTATagattttattgttgctttttaataaaatggtGCTTTGTTATGGAAAATATCTTAACTTAGGTGATGAGACACTTTTAACCTTACCCCTTAGAGAGAGCCACTTAATGTATTGTCTTTAAGGGAATAACATGtgtcgctcttttttttttttttttttttttttgagagagagagagagggagagggcggggggagggcagagagaaataaattctcaagtcggctctatgcccagcatggagcttcacgtggggctcaatcccatgaccctgagatcacgacccaagccgaaactAAGAGTGTGACattttaacggactgagccacccaggcacccctaatctgtgtcattcttttaaatatattcaatatattccattatatggataaaCCGTACATAATTTATCTAGTTCCACATGGGGGAGCAtcagtttttccctattaaaTAACGTTGAACTAACATCCTCATATCATACCTACCTGAGTAAGTGTTTTTTACAGGATAAGTTCTCAGAATTGCTGTGTCAGAGGGTATGAATGTCTTACAGATGTAACGGGTATTGTCAGATTGCCCTCCAAATGACTATGCCAGTGTACACGTTCAGCAGTGGCAAATGGGACGGTACAGgagcattttaaagcaaatcccacaCGTCTTATCATTTCATGGGGCAATACTTCAGTATTTCTTGCTAACAGATAAggacttttttcatttttatacgtatttctaaaaaatattatcaCTTCTAGCTTTTCCgcccgctcccccctccccccgagtGCCACTCCGGCTGCACCGCACTCGCTCAGAGCTCCCGGCTTCTGCTAAGGTAGTGCCGCCGTCGTCTCTCTCCAGCCGTCGTCATGATCATCTACCGGGACCTCATCAGCCATGGGGAGATGTTCTCCGACGTCTACAAGATCCGGGAGATCGCGGACGGGCTGTgcctggaggtggaggggaagatGGTCAGTAGGACAGAGGCTAACATGGATGACTCGCTTTTTGGTGGAAATGCTTCCGCTGAAGGCTCGGAGGGCGAAGGTACCGAAAGCACAGTAATCACAGGTGTTGATATTGTCATGAACCATCACTTGTGGGAAACCAGCTTCACAAAAGAAGCCTACAAGAAGTACATCAAAGATTACATGAAATCAATCAAAGGCAAACTTGAAGAACAGAGGCCAGAAAGAGTAAAGCCTTTTATGACAGGGGCTGCAGAACAAATCAAGCACATCCTTGCTAATTTCAAAAACTACCAGTTCTTTATTGGTGAAAACATGAATCCAGATGGCATGGTTGCTCTGCTGGACTACCGTGAGGATGGTGTGACCCcatatatgattttctttaaggatggtttagaaatggagaaatgttaaCGAATTCGGCCATGACTTTGGATGTGTCACCTGTTGCCCTAACAGGCTGCTCCTCTTCATCCACACGACACCAGGACTTAGACAGATGGGACTGATGGCATCTTGAGCTCTTCATTTGTTTTGACCCTGATTTATTTGGAGCGGAGgcattgtttttaaggaaaaaacatGTCATGTAggttgtctaaaaataaaatgcatttaaactcaaaaaaaaaatattatcacttctaaaaaaaaaaatagtgtcttttATTGTTGGTTTGTTCAAATCAGAACTCACACAGGCATTACAAATGTGTCCTAAGAGAGGCGTTGAAGGGGATGGCCTCCTTTGGAGTTGTGCTGTTTTAAAAGCCTGCTCTGTGCTTATGTAGGTTTGGGACCCCGAGGTGACAGGCTTTTTGTGGTCCAGGTCTGCTTAATAGGTTTCTGACCTGTTTGCTTCTGGGCAGCTCCACACTCAAGATTCTTTCCTAGACATAGTTTGAAATGCTGCCCTATTTGTTTTTGGCCTTGCTTTCTGTGTCTCGTCCCGATTTCTGGGACGTTCCTCGAAGCTCTCTGAAGCCAGtgcctggctggggtggggcacGGCTGCCTTTCTGTGATCTTGGTGCCAGGCCGAACCATGTGTGCCACTGGGAAGTCTCACAGACTGCTTCTGTCGACATCATTTTGCAGTCTTACTCTCCTATTATTTGGACTGAAGAAACTTTTTCAACCCAGTAAGACTTTTCCTTTCTGGGCTTTTCCTCATTCCTTTCATTTCTGCTTGAAAAGTAGCATTTCTCTCCTGAGCTTGTTGTTGTCTTGAACTCTTCTGCCGAGGCAGTGAGTAGTCAACACACCCTAccaccctgccccttcccacacttTCCAGAAGCCGGCAGGCCCAGGAGACGCTGCTCGGTGAGAGGCAGCAGTCACCGCAGGTGGGACTTGGGACTTCGCCATGACACGCCAGGCTCTGCAGCACCCCAGCCTGCGGTCTGCTGCCTGACTGCATTTTTTAGGGGTTTTGTTCCCAGCACGTTACCTCGAGATACTCATTCCTGCATCTGTCAGGGTTTGGTCTGGAAAACAGGCACTGCTCTAGGTATTTCAAGCAGGATGGGATTTAACCCAGTGACTCAGAGGCTGTGAGACCATTACAGTGCTGGAGTGacagtggcggcggcggcggcggcaaaGCCAGGGAAGCTGCTGGCAGCTTCCGGAAAATCAGGAAATGCAGGAATGACAGGAACCTGCCGCAGATCAGCTGGGCCTCCCGCAGGACCCCGAGGCTGATGTTCAGGAGGATGCTCTCTCGGAGGCTGGAGGCTGCTGGTGCAAGATCGCGCCTGCCCAGAGCCAGAGCCCTGCCTCGGGTGCTTCTGCCAGAGTCCCCTCCGGCCTCCACCGCTCGGGTCATCTGCTTTGCAGCGCTTGCAGGGGAGCTCGGCCTCTCCCCGCTGGCGGGATTCGGCCGGGAGCTTCCCTGCTGGACGAGGGGGAGCACGGCCCGGGAGGAAACGGTGCTTGGTGCTCGGTGCCAACACACAGCCtagctgcctttttctttttttttaagattttatttattcattttaacagagacagagacagcgagagagagaacacaagcagggggagtgggagagggagaagcaggcttcccgccgagcagggagcccgatgcggggctcgatcccacatgacctgagctgaaggcagatgcttaatgactgagccacccaggcgccctttttttttttttcaatgtgagaAAATCCTGTTTACTTGTTTTTCCAGTTGCATTGAGAAATAATCGGCACACATCACTGTGTGGTTTTAAGGcgtacagcatgatggtttggtTTACATATATTGTGAGACGATGACCACAATACGTTCAGCTAACACCCGTCTTCTCCTGAAGATAcgatataaagaaaaaaggaaacaaaattttctCCTTGTGACCAGGACTCTTAGGACTATTCTCTGACCGACTTTCCCGTATGTCATACGGCGGAGTTAGCTGTGGTCAGTCAGCTTGTGGCGTGTTCCATCCCTGGGACTTActtatcttgtaactggaagtttgtcccTCTtgactctcttctctcctttccctctgctggcGGCTTCCCTTGAGCTGAGGGGAGCCCCGAACCTTAGAAACCATGGAGTAACGGTCCCCCACGTGTCGGCGTTGTGTTACCCTATCGTCTAGGTAAAAAAGCTTGCTGTCTGGAAGTGAGTACAGAGTATACGCACACATAAATTTTATCTGTGTAATTATTTTCATTCGTAGACTATAAAGCAATTGTCAAAATAGGAGAGGGAACGTTTTCTGAAGTTATGAAGATGCAGAGCCTGAGGGACGGAAGCTACTACGCGTGCAAGCAGATGAAGCAGCACTTTGAAAGGTAGGCGGGCAGACAGTCTTCGCCACTCAACCAGCTACAGGTTTAGAGCAAGAAGGGCCACTTAGCAATAGTGGGAAAAGTGTATTCATGTAATAACAGGGGAGATACAGTCAGCTTTCTCTGGGCAGGGGATTGGGGCTAACTTTATGTTTATGATACTATTCGTGTTTAtgattttatatgtttatgaAAACTATTATGTTTATGATTTTATTCTGGTCCAGGCTTACTGTGATATCAGTGGGTCACAAAACATTTAAATTGTAAAAGTATGCCTCACTTTAAACAGCCTATACGTTCCTGAAAGTTGTATGTTGGACTTTTATAACTGAAACCTTAGTCTCAATATATTAGAGGTGCTTATGATTTAATTAATTGTGAATCAGTTAATATATTGGAAAACAATTTCCAGTTAGGGTTGGAAAATTTATTCCCTGAAATTTTCAGGATCAGTGGCCGCTTGTGGAGAGGGGAGCTCTCTTGTTCTAGGTTCTGGGAGGACTGCTGTGGCTTTGGCCCTCAGAGCAGTCTCTTAAAATCCCTCAACTTTGCAGCTTCTTAACATAGGGCACTAACGAGTCAGACACCAGACGTGACTAGGAAGCTCTGTCAGAATAATGAAGCAGATGCTGGCCTCACGGCAACTGGGAAGCTTTCAGAAGAGAGACATGAAGCTCAGCCTTTGTTTAACAGCAAAGGAATTGAAGTCTCTAAATAGTAAAAGCTAGTTGTAAAAAAAACACAGTCATTCCCCCACATCGACACAGCCCTCTGAAGTGTTTTGGAGTAtaaaccttgatttcagactcttAGTACAAAAAAGCGTTTCTCAGATCAGAAAGGAGTTCTGGGCCGTTAG harbors:
- the LOC113909389 gene encoding translationally-controlled tumor protein-like: MIIYRDLISHGEMFSDVYKIREIADGLCLEVEGKMVSRTEANMDDSLFGGNASAEGSEGEGTESTVITGVDIVMNHHLWETSFTKEAYKKYIKDYMKSIKGKLEEQRPERVKPFMTGAAEQIKHILANFKNYQFFIGENMNPDGMVALLDYREDGVTPYMIFFKDGLEMEKC